Proteins from a genomic interval of Rhodococcus rhodochrous:
- a CDS encoding CPBP family intramembrane glutamic endopeptidase, producing MPSPETGRLPSLAWLPRFHAWIDLAVVIAVLVTTNLIAHFTTAWASIATVPIAACVLVAMMRRRGMRWSELGLSPRHWKKGTLYSVAAVALVLAVVAIGIALPFTRQFFLSERYATISGALVASMIIIPLQTVIPEELAFRGVLHGTLERVWGARGVFAAGSLLFGLWHVASSFGLTAGNAGLSAFLGAGLLAQIAGIVGAVIATAAAGFVFTWLRRRSGSILAPIALHWSLNGAGALAAALVWHATLN from the coding sequence TTGCCCTCGCCCGAGACCGGACGCCTGCCGTCGCTGGCCTGGCTTCCCCGTTTCCACGCCTGGATCGATCTTGCCGTCGTGATCGCGGTGCTCGTCACCACCAACCTGATCGCCCACTTCACCACCGCGTGGGCGTCGATCGCGACCGTGCCGATCGCAGCATGCGTGCTGGTCGCGATGATGCGTCGACGCGGCATGCGCTGGTCGGAACTCGGACTCTCACCTCGGCACTGGAAGAAGGGGACGCTCTACTCGGTAGCAGCCGTGGCCCTCGTCCTGGCGGTCGTCGCGATCGGTATCGCCCTGCCGTTCACCAGGCAGTTCTTCCTCTCCGAGCGCTACGCCACGATCTCCGGTGCCCTCGTCGCCTCGATGATCATCATCCCGCTCCAGACCGTCATCCCCGAGGAACTCGCCTTCCGCGGGGTGCTCCACGGAACCCTCGAGCGGGTGTGGGGCGCACGCGGCGTCTTCGCCGCGGGATCCCTGCTGTTCGGCCTGTGGCACGTCGCCTCGTCGTTCGGTCTCACGGCGGGCAACGCCGGCCTCAGCGCCTTCCTCGGCGCCGGACTGCTCGCGCAGATCGCCGGCATCGTCGGCGCGGTAATCGCGACCGCCGCCGCGGGCTTCGTGTTCACGTGGCTGCGTCGTCGCAGCGGCAGCATCCTCGCGCCCATCGCGCTGCACTGGTCGCTCAACGGCGCCGGTGCCCTCGCTGCCGCGCTCGTCTGGCACGCCACACTCAACTGA